The Acinonyx jubatus isolate Ajub_Pintada_27869175 chromosome D2, VMU_Ajub_asm_v1.0, whole genome shotgun sequence genome contains a region encoding:
- the LIPN gene encoding lipase member N isoform X1, giving the protein MESEFKSSLDPESMCSYPLNDGDFLEPSTLKTLSLRNSVVIRGVLSWLYCILVFKCSPVGGGGGGVWLEAWQGARCCPFTVTSPSSLEEAQNTIKHNHFHVSASQTQEIHKSPRPVVYLQHALFADNASWLENYANGSLGFLLADAGYDVWMGNSRGNTWSRRHKTLSVTEEKFWAFSFDEMAKYDLPGIIDFIVNKTGQEKLYFIGHSLGTTIGFVAFCTMPELAQRIKMNFALGPVVSFKYPTGIFTSFFLLPNSIIKRFFGTKGFFLEDKMGKAPSTKICNNKILWVICSEIMSLWAGANKKNMNVSRMDVYMSHAPTGSSIQNILHIKQLYRSDEFRAYDWGSEAENMHHYNQSRPPLYDLTTMRVPTAMWVGGNDVLVTPQDVARILPQIRNLRYFDLLPDWNHFDFIWGLDAPQRVYRKIIDLMKSYS; this is encoded by the exons ATGGaatcagaattcaaatccagCCTGGATCCAGAGAGCATGTGCTCTTACCCATTGAATGATGGTGACTTTTTGGAACCTTCCACCCTGAAGACCCTCTCCCTCAGGAATTCGGTTGTTATCAGAGGGGTGTTGAGCTGGTTGTATTGTATTTTGGTTTTCAAATGCTCTCCagtaggcggggggggggggggcgtttggCTAGAAGCTTGGCAAGGAGCCAGATGCTGTCCATTTACCGTCacatccccctcctccctggaagAGGCACAgaacaccatcaagcataatcATTTTCACGTCTCCGCCAGCCAGACCCAGGAGATACACAAAA gtcCCCGGCCAGTTGTGTACTTGCAACACGCTTTGTTTGCAGACAATGCCTCTTGGCTTGAGAATTATGCCAATGGCAGCCTTGGATTCCTCCTAGCAGATGCAGGTTACGATGTCTGGATGGGAAACAGTCGGGGAAACACTTGGTCAAGAAGACACAAGACGCTCTCAGTGACTGAAGAAAAATTCTGGGCCTTTAG ttttgaTGAAATGGCCAAATACGATCTTCCAGGAATAATAGACTTCATTGTAAATAAAACTGGTCAGGAGAAGCTGTATTTCATTGGACACTCCCTTGGCACGACAATAG GGTTTGTAGCCTTTTGCACCATGCCTGAACTGGCACAaagaatcaaaatgaattttGCCTTGGGTCCTGTGGTCTCATTCAAATATCCCACGGGcatttttaccagtttttttCTACTTCCAAATTCCATAATCAAG CGTTTTTTTGGTACCAAAGGTTTCTTTTTAGAAGATAAGATGGGCAAGGCACCGTCTACCAAAATCTGCAACAATAAGATATTATGGGTGATATGTAGTGAAATTATGTCCTTATGGGCTGGAGCCAACAAGAAAAATATGAACGTG AGTCGAATGGACGTGTATATGTCACACGCTCCCACTGGATCATCAATACAGAACATCCTGCATATAAAACAG cTTTACCGATCAGATGAATTCAGGGCGTATGACTGGGGAAGCGAAGCTGAGAACATGCATCATTACAATCAG aGCCGCCCCCCACTCTATGACTTGACCACCATGAGAGTGCCTACCGCTATGTGGGTTGGGGGCAATGACGTCCTTGTAACGCCCCAGGATGTGGCCAGGATACTCCCCCAGATCAGGAATCTCCGTTACTTCGACCTGTTGCCTGATTGGAACCACTTTGATTTCATCTGGGGCCTCGACGCTCCTCAGCGTGTGTATAGGAAAATCATAGACTTGATGAAGTCATACTCCTGA
- the LIPN gene encoding lipase member N isoform X4 encodes MWLFFTTTCLLCGTLNAGSFFNLENEANPEVWMNISEIITYNGYPSEEYEVTTQDGYILSINRIPHGRRDDRSTGPRPVVYLQHALFADNASWLENYANGSLGFLLADAGYDVWMGNSRGNTWSRRHKTLSVTEEKFWAFSFDEMAKYDLPGIIDFIVNKTGQEKLYFIGHSLGTTIGFVAFCTMPELAQRIKMNFALGPVVSFKYPTGIFTSFFLLPNSIIKRFFGTKGFFLEDKMGKAPSTKICNNKILWVICSEIMSLWAGANKKNMNVSRMDVYMSHAPTGSSIQNILHIKQLYRSDEFRAYDWGSEAENMHHYNQSRPPLYDLTTMRVPTAMWVGGNDVLVTPQDVARILPQIRNLRYFDLLPDWNHFDFIWGLDAPQRVYRKIIDLMKSYS; translated from the exons ATGTGGCTGTTTTTCACAACAACCTGTTTGCTCTGTGGAACTTTAAATGCTGGTAGCttctttaatttggaaaatgaagCGAATCCTGAAGTGTGGATGAATATT AGCGAGATCATCACCTATAATGGCTACCCCAGTGAAGAGTATGAAGTCACCACTCAAGACGGGTACATCCTCAGCATCAATAGAATCCCCCACGGGCGAAGAGATGATAGAAGCACAG gtcCCCGGCCAGTTGTGTACTTGCAACACGCTTTGTTTGCAGACAATGCCTCTTGGCTTGAGAATTATGCCAATGGCAGCCTTGGATTCCTCCTAGCAGATGCAGGTTACGATGTCTGGATGGGAAACAGTCGGGGAAACACTTGGTCAAGAAGACACAAGACGCTCTCAGTGACTGAAGAAAAATTCTGGGCCTTTAG ttttgaTGAAATGGCCAAATACGATCTTCCAGGAATAATAGACTTCATTGTAAATAAAACTGGTCAGGAGAAGCTGTATTTCATTGGACACTCCCTTGGCACGACAATAG GGTTTGTAGCCTTTTGCACCATGCCTGAACTGGCACAaagaatcaaaatgaattttGCCTTGGGTCCTGTGGTCTCATTCAAATATCCCACGGGcatttttaccagtttttttCTACTTCCAAATTCCATAATCAAG CGTTTTTTTGGTACCAAAGGTTTCTTTTTAGAAGATAAGATGGGCAAGGCACCGTCTACCAAAATCTGCAACAATAAGATATTATGGGTGATATGTAGTGAAATTATGTCCTTATGGGCTGGAGCCAACAAGAAAAATATGAACGTG AGTCGAATGGACGTGTATATGTCACACGCTCCCACTGGATCATCAATACAGAACATCCTGCATATAAAACAG cTTTACCGATCAGATGAATTCAGGGCGTATGACTGGGGAAGCGAAGCTGAGAACATGCATCATTACAATCAG aGCCGCCCCCCACTCTATGACTTGACCACCATGAGAGTGCCTACCGCTATGTGGGTTGGGGGCAATGACGTCCTTGTAACGCCCCAGGATGTGGCCAGGATACTCCCCCAGATCAGGAATCTCCGTTACTTCGACCTGTTGCCTGATTGGAACCACTTTGATTTCATCTGGGGCCTCGACGCTCCTCAGCGTGTGTATAGGAAAATCATAGACTTGATGAAGTCATACTCCTGA
- the LIPN gene encoding lipase member N isoform X5, producing MATPVKSMKSPLKTGTSSASIESPTGEEMIEAQAQNTIKHNHFHVSASQTQEIHKSPRPVVYLQHALFADNASWLENYANGSLGFLLADAGYDVWMGNSRGNTWSRRHKTLSVTEEKFWAFSFDEMAKYDLPGIIDFIVNKTGQEKLYFIGHSLGTTIGFVAFCTMPELAQRIKMNFALGPVVSFKYPTGIFTSFFLLPNSIIKRFFGTKGFFLEDKMGKAPSTKICNNKILWVICSEIMSLWAGANKKNMNVSRMDVYMSHAPTGSSIQNILHIKQLYRSDEFRAYDWGSEAENMHHYNQSRPPLYDLTTMRVPTAMWVGGNDVLVTPQDVARILPQIRNLRYFDLLPDWNHFDFIWGLDAPQRVYRKIIDLMKSYS from the exons ATGGCTACCCCAGTGAAGAGTATGAAGTCACCACTCAAGACGGGTACATCCTCAGCATCAATAGAATCCCCCACGGGCGAAGAGATGATAGAAGCACAG GCACAgaacaccatcaagcataatcATTTTCACGTCTCCGCCAGCCAGACCCAGGAGATACACAAAA gtcCCCGGCCAGTTGTGTACTTGCAACACGCTTTGTTTGCAGACAATGCCTCTTGGCTTGAGAATTATGCCAATGGCAGCCTTGGATTCCTCCTAGCAGATGCAGGTTACGATGTCTGGATGGGAAACAGTCGGGGAAACACTTGGTCAAGAAGACACAAGACGCTCTCAGTGACTGAAGAAAAATTCTGGGCCTTTAG ttttgaTGAAATGGCCAAATACGATCTTCCAGGAATAATAGACTTCATTGTAAATAAAACTGGTCAGGAGAAGCTGTATTTCATTGGACACTCCCTTGGCACGACAATAG GGTTTGTAGCCTTTTGCACCATGCCTGAACTGGCACAaagaatcaaaatgaattttGCCTTGGGTCCTGTGGTCTCATTCAAATATCCCACGGGcatttttaccagtttttttCTACTTCCAAATTCCATAATCAAG CGTTTTTTTGGTACCAAAGGTTTCTTTTTAGAAGATAAGATGGGCAAGGCACCGTCTACCAAAATCTGCAACAATAAGATATTATGGGTGATATGTAGTGAAATTATGTCCTTATGGGCTGGAGCCAACAAGAAAAATATGAACGTG AGTCGAATGGACGTGTATATGTCACACGCTCCCACTGGATCATCAATACAGAACATCCTGCATATAAAACAG cTTTACCGATCAGATGAATTCAGGGCGTATGACTGGGGAAGCGAAGCTGAGAACATGCATCATTACAATCAG aGCCGCCCCCCACTCTATGACTTGACCACCATGAGAGTGCCTACCGCTATGTGGGTTGGGGGCAATGACGTCCTTGTAACGCCCCAGGATGTGGCCAGGATACTCCCCCAGATCAGGAATCTCCGTTACTTCGACCTGTTGCCTGATTGGAACCACTTTGATTTCATCTGGGGCCTCGACGCTCCTCAGCGTGTGTATAGGAAAATCATAGACTTGATGAAGTCATACTCCTGA
- the LIPN gene encoding lipase member N isoform X2 produces MGFRSLLSLASNCHCNYISFFSLMSHAEVRRFLISTESSGAGEASLSRARSSPIMATPVKSMKSPLKTGTSSASIESPTGEEMIEAQAQNTIKHNHFHVSASQTQEIHKSPRPVVYLQHALFADNASWLENYANGSLGFLLADAGYDVWMGNSRGNTWSRRHKTLSVTEEKFWAFSFDEMAKYDLPGIIDFIVNKTGQEKLYFIGHSLGTTIGFVAFCTMPELAQRIKMNFALGPVVSFKYPTGIFTSFFLLPNSIIKRFFGTKGFFLEDKMGKAPSTKICNNKILWVICSEIMSLWAGANKKNMNVSRMDVYMSHAPTGSSIQNILHIKQLYRSDEFRAYDWGSEAENMHHYNQSRPPLYDLTTMRVPTAMWVGGNDVLVTPQDVARILPQIRNLRYFDLLPDWNHFDFIWGLDAPQRVYRKIIDLMKSYS; encoded by the exons ATGGGCTTCcggtctctcctctctctagcTTCTAACTGTCACTGCAACTACATCTCATTCTTCAGCCTGATGTCACATGCAGAAGTCCGGAGGTTCCTAATCAGCACGGAGTCTTCGGGAGCAGGGGAAGCTTCCTTAAGTAG AGCGAGATCATCACCTATAATGGCTACCCCAGTGAAGAGTATGAAGTCACCACTCAAGACGGGTACATCCTCAGCATCAATAGAATCCCCCACGGGCGAAGAGATGATAGAAGCACAG GCACAgaacaccatcaagcataatcATTTTCACGTCTCCGCCAGCCAGACCCAGGAGATACACAAAA gtcCCCGGCCAGTTGTGTACTTGCAACACGCTTTGTTTGCAGACAATGCCTCTTGGCTTGAGAATTATGCCAATGGCAGCCTTGGATTCCTCCTAGCAGATGCAGGTTACGATGTCTGGATGGGAAACAGTCGGGGAAACACTTGGTCAAGAAGACACAAGACGCTCTCAGTGACTGAAGAAAAATTCTGGGCCTTTAG ttttgaTGAAATGGCCAAATACGATCTTCCAGGAATAATAGACTTCATTGTAAATAAAACTGGTCAGGAGAAGCTGTATTTCATTGGACACTCCCTTGGCACGACAATAG GGTTTGTAGCCTTTTGCACCATGCCTGAACTGGCACAaagaatcaaaatgaattttGCCTTGGGTCCTGTGGTCTCATTCAAATATCCCACGGGcatttttaccagtttttttCTACTTCCAAATTCCATAATCAAG CGTTTTTTTGGTACCAAAGGTTTCTTTTTAGAAGATAAGATGGGCAAGGCACCGTCTACCAAAATCTGCAACAATAAGATATTATGGGTGATATGTAGTGAAATTATGTCCTTATGGGCTGGAGCCAACAAGAAAAATATGAACGTG AGTCGAATGGACGTGTATATGTCACACGCTCCCACTGGATCATCAATACAGAACATCCTGCATATAAAACAG cTTTACCGATCAGATGAATTCAGGGCGTATGACTGGGGAAGCGAAGCTGAGAACATGCATCATTACAATCAG aGCCGCCCCCCACTCTATGACTTGACCACCATGAGAGTGCCTACCGCTATGTGGGTTGGGGGCAATGACGTCCTTGTAACGCCCCAGGATGTGGCCAGGATACTCCCCCAGATCAGGAATCTCCGTTACTTCGACCTGTTGCCTGATTGGAACCACTTTGATTTCATCTGGGGCCTCGACGCTCCTCAGCGTGTGTATAGGAAAATCATAGACTTGATGAAGTCATACTCCTGA
- the LIPN gene encoding lipase member N isoform X3 — protein MSHAEVRRFLISTESSGAGEASLSRARSSPIMATPVKSMKSPLKTGTSSASIESPTGEEMIEAQAQNTIKHNHFHVSASQTQEIHKSPRPVVYLQHALFADNASWLENYANGSLGFLLADAGYDVWMGNSRGNTWSRRHKTLSVTEEKFWAFSFDEMAKYDLPGIIDFIVNKTGQEKLYFIGHSLGTTIGFVAFCTMPELAQRIKMNFALGPVVSFKYPTGIFTSFFLLPNSIIKRFFGTKGFFLEDKMGKAPSTKICNNKILWVICSEIMSLWAGANKKNMNVSRMDVYMSHAPTGSSIQNILHIKQLYRSDEFRAYDWGSEAENMHHYNQSRPPLYDLTTMRVPTAMWVGGNDVLVTPQDVARILPQIRNLRYFDLLPDWNHFDFIWGLDAPQRVYRKIIDLMKSYS, from the exons ATGTCACATGCAGAAGTCCGGAGGTTCCTAATCAGCACGGAGTCTTCGGGAGCAGGGGAAGCTTCCTTAAGTAG AGCGAGATCATCACCTATAATGGCTACCCCAGTGAAGAGTATGAAGTCACCACTCAAGACGGGTACATCCTCAGCATCAATAGAATCCCCCACGGGCGAAGAGATGATAGAAGCACAG GCACAgaacaccatcaagcataatcATTTTCACGTCTCCGCCAGCCAGACCCAGGAGATACACAAAA gtcCCCGGCCAGTTGTGTACTTGCAACACGCTTTGTTTGCAGACAATGCCTCTTGGCTTGAGAATTATGCCAATGGCAGCCTTGGATTCCTCCTAGCAGATGCAGGTTACGATGTCTGGATGGGAAACAGTCGGGGAAACACTTGGTCAAGAAGACACAAGACGCTCTCAGTGACTGAAGAAAAATTCTGGGCCTTTAG ttttgaTGAAATGGCCAAATACGATCTTCCAGGAATAATAGACTTCATTGTAAATAAAACTGGTCAGGAGAAGCTGTATTTCATTGGACACTCCCTTGGCACGACAATAG GGTTTGTAGCCTTTTGCACCATGCCTGAACTGGCACAaagaatcaaaatgaattttGCCTTGGGTCCTGTGGTCTCATTCAAATATCCCACGGGcatttttaccagtttttttCTACTTCCAAATTCCATAATCAAG CGTTTTTTTGGTACCAAAGGTTTCTTTTTAGAAGATAAGATGGGCAAGGCACCGTCTACCAAAATCTGCAACAATAAGATATTATGGGTGATATGTAGTGAAATTATGTCCTTATGGGCTGGAGCCAACAAGAAAAATATGAACGTG AGTCGAATGGACGTGTATATGTCACACGCTCCCACTGGATCATCAATACAGAACATCCTGCATATAAAACAG cTTTACCGATCAGATGAATTCAGGGCGTATGACTGGGGAAGCGAAGCTGAGAACATGCATCATTACAATCAG aGCCGCCCCCCACTCTATGACTTGACCACCATGAGAGTGCCTACCGCTATGTGGGTTGGGGGCAATGACGTCCTTGTAACGCCCCAGGATGTGGCCAGGATACTCCCCCAGATCAGGAATCTCCGTTACTTCGACCTGTTGCCTGATTGGAACCACTTTGATTTCATCTGGGGCCTCGACGCTCCTCAGCGTGTGTATAGGAAAATCATAGACTTGATGAAGTCATACTCCTGA